Proteins from a genomic interval of Enterococcus faecium:
- a CDS encoding NAD(P)/FAD-dependent oxidoreductase yields the protein MAKQNIVVVGAGYAGVSATKYLAKKLKKEDVAITLIDRHSYHTMMTELHEVAGGRVEPEAIQYDLQHLFARQKNVQLVTDTVIGIDKERKIVKTKLGSYPFDQLILGMGGEPNDFGTPGVKAHGFTLWSFEDSVRIREHIEKTVAKAALEPDDELRKAMLTFVVCGSGFTGIEMIGELIDWKNRLAKDYKLDPNEITLMVVEAMPTILNMLDRNDAAKAERYLRKHNVELLLNAPIVEVAADHIKLKDGRNIPTHTLIWTAGVKGTSDAADFGLESARGQRLIANEYMQAKGYEDKNIYIIGDLVFYEEFPGTPTPQIVQAAEQTGHTAAANIVASIKGGEKHKFKGNYQGFMVSIGAKWGVANLFDKIHLSGFLAIVMKHIVNLKYFFDIRSGYYMFQYLMHEFFHIKDDRNVTRGHSSRYGNVLWSVPLRIFYGLVWFVEASKKIIGNGEVFKPSTWFGEGSWFTGNSVFPWTWEYNVTDVASGASAAGDATTAASGAGASAGEAATQAAHFGLSYAYGEEPMAVIEKSPDWFTKIMQVIMPNNDVAMFFQKFMVFFEIALALALIAGLFTWLCSATTIVLVITFCLSGMFYWVNIWFIFVAFALMNGSGRAIGLDRWVIPWLQRTLGNWWYGRPSSQYGKK from the coding sequence ATGGCAAAGCAAAATATTGTCGTTGTAGGAGCAGGATATGCCGGTGTTTCAGCTACAAAATACTTGGCAAAGAAACTGAAAAAAGAAGATGTAGCAATTACTCTGATCGATCGTCATTCGTACCATACTATGATGACCGAGTTGCATGAAGTAGCTGGCGGACGTGTAGAACCAGAAGCAATCCAATACGATCTGCAGCATTTGTTTGCTCGTCAAAAGAATGTACAACTTGTCACAGACACTGTAATCGGTATCGATAAAGAACGAAAAATCGTCAAGACCAAATTAGGTTCCTATCCTTTTGATCAGCTGATCCTTGGAATGGGCGGAGAGCCGAATGACTTTGGTACGCCTGGTGTCAAAGCACACGGATTCACCCTTTGGTCATTTGAAGATTCTGTAAGGATTCGGGAACATATTGAGAAGACAGTAGCAAAAGCTGCATTGGAACCAGATGATGAACTGCGTAAAGCCATGCTGACTTTCGTTGTCTGTGGTTCTGGATTTACCGGTATTGAAATGATTGGGGAACTGATCGACTGGAAAAATCGCCTAGCCAAAGATTATAAATTAGATCCAAACGAAATCACACTGATGGTCGTAGAGGCAATGCCGACGATCTTGAATATGTTGGATCGAAATGATGCTGCAAAAGCTGAACGCTATTTGCGTAAGCACAACGTGGAATTATTATTGAATGCACCAATCGTAGAAGTGGCTGCTGATCATATCAAATTGAAAGACGGACGCAACATTCCGACTCACACACTGATTTGGACAGCTGGTGTCAAAGGAACTTCTGACGCTGCTGACTTTGGATTAGAATCAGCACGCGGACAGCGGTTGATCGCCAATGAATATATGCAGGCAAAAGGCTACGAAGATAAAAACATCTATATCATTGGTGATTTAGTCTTTTATGAAGAATTCCCAGGAACACCGACACCGCAGATCGTTCAAGCTGCTGAACAAACAGGACACACAGCCGCAGCGAATATCGTGGCTTCGATCAAAGGCGGAGAAAAGCATAAATTTAAAGGAAACTATCAAGGATTTATGGTTTCTATTGGTGCCAAATGGGGGGTAGCTAACCTATTTGATAAGATCCATTTAAGCGGCTTTTTAGCTATCGTAATGAAACATATCGTGAATTTGAAATACTTCTTTGATATTCGTTCTGGTTATTATATGTTCCAATATTTAATGCATGAGTTTTTCCATATCAAAGATGATCGCAACGTGACTCGAGGACATTCTTCTCGTTACGGCAATGTCTTATGGAGTGTGCCACTTCGTATTTTCTATGGTTTAGTTTGGTTCGTTGAAGCTTCCAAAAAAATCATTGGGAATGGTGAAGTGTTCAAACCAAGTACTTGGTTTGGTGAAGGATCATGGTTCACTGGAAACAGTGTGTTCCCTTGGACATGGGAATACAATGTAACAGATGTTGCCAGTGGTGCTTCTGCTGCTGGTGATGCAACCACAGCTGCCAGCGGAGCAGGGGCAAGTGCCGGAGAAGCAGCGACTCAAGCTGCACATTTTGGTTTGAGTTATGCATACGGTGAAGAACCAATGGCTGTGATTGAGAAGTCACCAGACTGGTTCACAAAGATCATGCAAGTGATCATGCCAAACAATGATGTAGCAATGTTCTTCCAAAAATTCATGGTATTCTTTGAAATTGCCTTGGCATTAGCATTGATTGCTGGATTATTCACATGGCTATGCAGTGCGACAACGATTGTATTGGTGATCACGTTCTGCTTATCAGGCATGTTTTACTGGGTAAACATTTGGTTCATTTTTGTTGCTTTCGCATTGATGAACGGTTCCGGACGTGCGATTGGGTTGGATCGCTGGGTAATTCCATGGCTACAACGTACACTAGGTAATTGGTGGTACGGTAGACCAAGTTCCCAGTACGGCAAGAAATAA
- a CDS encoding Gx transporter family protein, whose product MSKLQKMIYISLLVAQGVIIGLLENMIPYPFSFAPGAKLGLANLITIVAIFTMKKRDSFLLLWLRLFLTTLLGGTISTFLYSMSGALLSYFGMLLVKQLGPKRVSIIGISAAGGFMHNVGQLLMASFIAQSWTVMLYLPVLSVLGILSGIAIGIAANYLLRHVQTLQRFQKDYEQGTKQKWSPMFTKK is encoded by the coding sequence ATGAGTAAATTACAAAAAATGATTTATATTTCGCTACTTGTTGCACAAGGAGTGATCATTGGTTTATTGGAAAATATGATCCCTTATCCTTTTTCTTTTGCGCCTGGTGCAAAACTAGGCTTAGCCAATCTAATCACGATCGTTGCCATTTTTACCATGAAAAAACGAGACAGCTTCTTACTACTTTGGCTACGACTATTCCTGACTACTTTGCTAGGCGGAACGATTTCCACATTCCTTTATAGTATGAGTGGTGCTTTGCTTAGTTATTTTGGAATGTTATTGGTCAAGCAATTAGGACCAAAACGTGTCAGTATCATCGGAATTAGTGCGGCCGGCGGTTTCATGCATAATGTCGGACAGCTTTTGATGGCTTCTTTCATTGCACAATCATGGACAGTCATGTTGTACTTGCCAGTCCTTTCAGTTTTAGGGATTTTATCAGGGATTGCAATCGGGATCGCAGCGAATTATCTTTTACGACATGTGCAGACACTTCAACGATTCCAAAAAGATTATGAGCAGGGAACCAAACAAAAATGGAGCCCAATGTTTACCAAAAAATAA
- a CDS encoding NusG domain II-containing protein yields MSLKEFAEKSLLKPWDVFIILLLTVLSFLPVMIFGLQQNTATAEKEAVLRVDGTEIKTFPLMAGEESNTYTYKDEHGDYNLIEIDGDRVRIKEADCDDQICVRRGWATKNGETIVCLPHKLVIEVRSTDGGDEDSLIY; encoded by the coding sequence ATGAGCCTTAAAGAATTTGCTGAAAAAAGTCTGCTCAAACCTTGGGATGTTTTTATTATTTTGCTTTTGACTGTTCTTTCTTTTTTACCAGTCATGATTTTTGGTCTTCAGCAAAACACCGCAACAGCAGAAAAAGAAGCGGTACTGCGTGTGGATGGCACAGAAATCAAAACATTCCCTTTGATGGCTGGAGAAGAGAGCAACACATATACTTACAAAGATGAACACGGAGATTATAACTTGATCGAGATAGATGGCGATCGAGTACGGATAAAAGAAGCAGATTGCGATGACCAGATCTGCGTACGTCGAGGCTGGGCAACGAAAAATGGCGAAACCATCGTCTGTTTGCCACATAAATTAGTGATCGAAGTCCGTTCAACAGATGGAGGTGACGAAGACAGTCTGATTTATTAG
- a CDS encoding peptidase U32 family protein encodes MIELITTVETIEQAEQLLAAGADTLYFGEEQFGLRLPASFTREEQRQLVELAHKYGKKANIAVNGIIHPEKMKNVPEYLAFLKEINVDVITVGDTGIIYTMKKNPELRIPYIYDAETLVTSARQINFWAKKGAVGAVLAREVPFEEMKAMEEKLDIPVETLVYGATCIHQSKRPLLQNYYNYTKQDEQKDRERGLFISEPKKEETHYSIYEDSHGTHIFASNDLNLSNELNELYQHHYCTWKLDGLFTPGEKFVNITRLFAEAKKQILEGSWDQEKAEKMTSEISKLHPENRELDTGFFYIDPSAIK; translated from the coding sequence ATGATCGAACTCATAACCACAGTAGAAACTATTGAACAAGCAGAACAGTTGCTTGCTGCAGGTGCAGATACACTATATTTCGGTGAAGAGCAATTTGGATTGCGTCTGCCTGCTTCATTTACACGAGAAGAACAGCGACAATTGGTAGAATTAGCACACAAGTATGGTAAAAAAGCGAATATTGCTGTAAATGGGATCATTCATCCTGAAAAAATGAAAAATGTACCTGAATATTTGGCTTTTTTAAAAGAAATAAACGTAGATGTGATCACAGTTGGTGATACAGGTATTATTTATACGATGAAAAAAAATCCTGAATTGCGTATACCGTATATTTATGATGCTGAAACATTAGTAACGAGCGCACGTCAAATCAATTTCTGGGCGAAAAAAGGCGCAGTTGGAGCAGTACTTGCTCGTGAAGTTCCTTTTGAAGAGATGAAGGCGATGGAAGAAAAACTCGATATTCCTGTAGAAACCCTTGTGTATGGTGCTACATGCATCCATCAATCCAAACGTCCACTGCTACAGAATTACTATAACTATACGAAACAAGACGAACAAAAAGATCGTGAAAGAGGTCTTTTTATCTCGGAACCTAAAAAAGAAGAGACACATTATTCTATTTATGAAGATAGTCATGGCACACATATTTTTGCCAGCAATGATCTGAATCTCTCGAATGAATTGAATGAACTTTATCAGCATCATTACTGTACATGGAAATTGGACGGATTATTTACTCCAGGCGAAAAATTCGTAAACATCACTCGACTATTCGCCGAAGCAAAAAAACAAATTTTAGAAGGTAGCTGGGATCAAGAAAAAGCGGAAAAAATGACTAGCGAAATCAGTAAATTGCATCCTGAAAACCGTGAATTAGATACAGGATTCTTTTATATTGATCCTTCTGCTATCAAATAA
- the menA gene encoding 1,4-dihydroxy-2-naphthoate polyprenyltransferase, which translates to MTLKIFLEVVEIRTKVASVFPFAVGVLFSIAFFHEIHWLNTFLFFIGMLVFDLATTAINNYMDYEKAHSEVYKYEENVIGRRNLSPVLIRNMILAMIAFVFVIGVILTINTGWLLLLMGFICCFIGVFYTFGPIPLSRMPLGEIFSGVTMGLGIFAMVVYVNTFGSDVYDLTVNFSSGQFALVGNLWAIAAIVLASLPLVFTIANIMLANNLRDLDRDIENHRYTLVFYIGRPAGTVLFQLLMYACYFVILMGLLSGIYEWPILVTFLTLPIVKKHLDQFKQTLPQPISFSYSIKNMVLFNASYVLGLLLTIIMQAI; encoded by the coding sequence ATGACACTAAAAATCTTTTTAGAAGTAGTTGAAATACGAACAAAGGTGGCTAGTGTATTTCCTTTTGCGGTAGGGGTATTATTCTCTATCGCTTTTTTTCATGAGATACATTGGCTAAACACTTTTTTATTTTTTATTGGAATGCTAGTTTTTGATTTAGCGACTACCGCTATCAATAATTACATGGATTATGAAAAGGCTCATTCTGAAGTATATAAGTATGAAGAAAATGTCATTGGCCGCAGAAATCTATCTCCTGTATTGATTCGAAACATGATTTTAGCTATGATTGCATTTGTTTTTGTTATCGGCGTTATTCTAACGATCAATACGGGTTGGCTTTTACTTTTGATGGGATTTATCTGTTGTTTTATTGGAGTATTCTATACATTCGGACCGATTCCTTTATCTCGAATGCCTTTAGGGGAAATTTTCAGTGGGGTGACTATGGGCCTTGGAATTTTTGCCATGGTCGTTTATGTCAATACATTCGGTTCAGATGTCTATGATCTGACAGTCAACTTTTCATCTGGACAATTTGCTTTGGTAGGAAATCTTTGGGCTATAGCAGCAATCGTATTAGCTTCCTTACCCTTGGTGTTTACGATTGCCAATATCATGTTGGCTAATAATTTGCGGGATCTTGACCGTGATATTGAAAATCATCGCTATACACTAGTTTTTTATATCGGACGTCCTGCGGGAACAGTCTTATTCCAGCTATTGATGTATGCTTGCTATTTCGTGATTTTAATGGGGTTGTTGAGCGGTATCTATGAATGGCCGATCTTGGTCACCTTCTTGACCTTGCCAATTGTGAAGAAGCATTTGGATCAATTCAAGCAAACGTTACCCCAGCCTATCAGTTTCAGCTATTCCATCAAAAATATGGTCTTATTCAATGCCAGTTATGTATTGGGGCTATTACTAACAATCATTATGCAAGCCATTTAA
- a CDS encoding peptidase U32 family protein translates to MMKEMTVKRKLKRPEILAPAGTLEKLKTAIHYGADAVYIGGNAYGLRSRAGNFTYEEMAEGVAFAKEHDAKVYVAANMVTHEGNEDGAGEFFRSLRDVGISAVIVSDPALIEICATEAPGLPIHLSTQASATNFETLEFWKEEGLERVVLAREVSMEEVAEIRKNTDTEIEAFIHGAMCISYSGRCTLSNHMSMRDANRGGCSQSCRWKYGLFDMPFGQERNSLTDTGEVEEEFSMSAVDMSMIEHIPELIENGVDSFKIEGRMKSIHYVSTVSNVYKAAVDSYMEDPENYVCKQEWIDELWKVAQRELATGFYYNTPTENEQLFGERRKIPVYKFVGEVLSYDEATQIATIRQRNLFSVGDEIEFYGPGFSHFSQTVEVMHNEEGESIDRAPNPMMILTMPVAQPVKPGDMIRKRK, encoded by the coding sequence ATGATGAAAGAAATGACAGTAAAAAGAAAATTGAAACGACCAGAAATCCTAGCGCCAGCAGGAACACTGGAAAAGTTAAAAACCGCGATCCATTATGGAGCAGATGCAGTATATATTGGCGGGAATGCATATGGTTTAAGAAGCCGTGCAGGTAATTTTACTTATGAAGAAATGGCTGAAGGAGTTGCTTTTGCAAAAGAACATGATGCGAAGGTATACGTTGCTGCTAATATGGTCACCCATGAAGGAAATGAAGATGGAGCAGGGGAATTTTTCCGCAGTTTGCGTGATGTCGGTATTTCTGCAGTGATTGTTTCTGATCCAGCTTTGATCGAAATTTGTGCGACAGAAGCCCCAGGTCTGCCGATCCATTTATCCACTCAAGCTTCAGCAACTAATTTTGAGACATTGGAATTCTGGAAAGAAGAAGGGTTGGAACGTGTCGTTTTAGCTCGTGAAGTTTCAATGGAGGAAGTGGCAGAGATTCGTAAAAATACGGATACCGAAATCGAAGCATTTATCCATGGTGCCATGTGTATCTCTTATTCTGGTCGATGCACATTGTCCAACCATATGTCGATGCGGGATGCAAACCGTGGCGGATGTTCTCAATCTTGTCGCTGGAAGTATGGATTGTTCGATATGCCTTTTGGTCAAGAACGAAACAGTTTAACTGATACAGGCGAAGTGGAAGAAGAATTCTCGATGAGTGCAGTGGATATGTCAATGATCGAACATATTCCAGAATTGATTGAAAACGGCGTAGACAGCTTCAAGATCGAAGGAAGAATGAAATCGATCCATTATGTATCTACGGTGTCAAATGTCTATAAAGCGGCTGTAGACAGTTATATGGAAGATCCTGAAAACTATGTCTGCAAGCAAGAATGGATCGACGAGTTATGGAAAGTAGCACAACGAGAATTAGCTACAGGTTTTTACTACAATACACCAACTGAAAACGAACAATTATTCGGTGAACGTCGTAAAATCCCAGTATATAAATTTGTCGGTGAAGTATTATCTTATGATGAGGCAACACAGATTGCTACGATACGTCAGAGAAACTTGTTTTCTGTAGGAGATGAAATCGAATTTTATGGTCCAGGATTCAGTCATTTCAGTCAAACCGTTGAAGTTATGCATAATGAAGAAGGCGAATCCATTGACCGAGCACCAAATCCAATGATGATTTTAACTATGCCAGTCGCACAGCCGGTGAAACCTGGAGATATGATCCGAAAACGTAAATAA
- a CDS encoding FAD:protein FMN transferase: protein MRKKLLFSLITLGISFMVLTGCSNSANKTTTESSAATKILKDPYSDEQFLLGTYVRIRVYDEGKESALKPAFDRVKELGDKITINQKGSEIDEVNEQAGIKPVKVSDDVYTLVKRAYEYSQDSQGGFDMAIGAITQLWRIGFDDARKPSQEEIDQALKLVDYHKIELNDKEKTVYLKEKGMIIDLGAIAKGYITDEVVKVLKKQGVTTAIVDLGGNVYVLGHSPRGENQDWTVGIQDPNMARGSVLGSIKERNKTLVTSGIYERYLEVDGKKYHHLFDPKTGYPFDNDIASVTIITDKSIDGDGLSTAVFSMGVKKGLEYVESELNNGTEAIFVTKDDKVYVTDPIKDTFKLSEDSHYTMGDRSELK from the coding sequence ATGCGGAAAAAACTACTATTTTCCTTAATCACACTGGGCATCTCTTTTATGGTGCTAACTGGCTGCAGCAACTCAGCAAATAAAACAACCACTGAAAGTTCAGCAGCTACCAAGATATTGAAAGATCCATATTCTGATGAACAGTTCTTGTTAGGGACTTACGTTCGTATCCGTGTGTATGATGAAGGCAAAGAATCAGCATTGAAACCTGCCTTCGATCGAGTAAAAGAACTTGGTGATAAAATCACGATCAATCAAAAAGGTTCTGAGATCGATGAAGTGAATGAGCAAGCTGGGATCAAACCAGTAAAAGTTTCTGATGACGTCTACACGTTAGTCAAGCGGGCCTACGAATATAGCCAAGATTCTCAAGGCGGATTCGATATGGCGATTGGTGCAATCACACAATTATGGCGAATCGGTTTTGATGACGCCAGAAAACCTTCCCAAGAAGAAATCGATCAGGCATTGAAATTAGTGGATTATCATAAGATCGAACTAAATGACAAAGAAAAAACTGTTTATCTAAAAGAAAAAGGAATGATCATCGATTTAGGTGCAATCGCCAAAGGTTACATTACGGACGAAGTAGTGAAAGTCTTGAAAAAACAAGGAGTGACCACTGCCATCGTTGACTTGGGCGGTAATGTCTATGTCTTAGGCCACAGCCCAAGAGGCGAAAACCAAGACTGGACAGTCGGCATCCAAGATCCGAACATGGCTCGCGGATCTGTTTTAGGTTCTATTAAAGAACGGAACAAAACATTAGTTACCTCTGGAATTTACGAGCGTTATTTAGAAGTAGATGGCAAAAAATACCATCATTTGTTTGATCCAAAAACGGGTTATCCGTTCGACAATGATATCGCAAGTGTCACGATCATAACAGATAAATCAATTGATGGTGACGGGTTGTCTACAGCAGTCTTTTCAATGGGTGTGAAAAAAGGACTGGAATACGTCGAAAGCGAATTGAATAACGGGACGGAAGCGATCTTCGTGACAAAAGACGATAAAGTATATGTGACCGATCCAATCAAAGACACCTTCAAATTATCGGAGGACTCCCATTACACGATGGGTGACCGTTCTGAACTAAAATAA
- the gor gene encoding glutathione-disulfide reductase, whose translation MQIYDYIVIGGGSGGIASANRAGMHGAKVLLIEANELGGTCVNVGCVPKKVMWQASTILETIERDASSYGIQADLKNVDFAGLVERREKYIDFLHGAYQRGLDSNHVEAIKGYATFIDSQTIEVNGETYRAPKILIATGGRASKMTIPGGEYAIDSNGFFELTELPKRAIVLGAGYIAAELSGVFRGLGSEVMWAYRKERPLRTFDKMLSDNLIQMYQEAGIKTYAHHIAKEITKNNDEYTVLFENGETLTGDCVLFAGGRVPNTEKLGLENTNVELDKKGFIKVDKYQNTTDEHIFAVGDVIGKLDLTPVAIAAGRRLSERLFNGKKDSYLDYKLVPTVVFTHPPIATIGLTEEEALEKYGENELKVYRSRFTPMYFALNDYRQKCEMKLICVGKEERIVGLHAIGVGVDEMLQGFAVAIKMGATKEDFDNTVAIHPTGAEEFVTMR comes from the coding sequence ATGCAAATATATGATTACATCGTAATTGGTGGCGGCTCTGGCGGTATTGCTTCAGCAAACAGAGCAGGGATGCATGGCGCAAAAGTTTTGCTGATTGAAGCGAATGAATTGGGCGGAACATGTGTCAACGTCGGTTGTGTACCTAAAAAAGTTATGTGGCAAGCAAGTACGATTTTGGAAACAATTGAACGAGATGCCTCAAGTTACGGTATCCAAGCAGATTTAAAAAATGTTGATTTCGCCGGTCTAGTAGAAAGACGAGAAAAATATATTGATTTTCTACACGGTGCTTATCAAAGAGGATTAGATAGCAATCATGTCGAGGCTATAAAAGGTTACGCTACTTTTATCGATAGTCAAACGATCGAAGTAAACGGTGAAACCTATCGTGCTCCTAAAATCTTGATCGCTACTGGAGGCCGTGCAAGTAAAATGACCATTCCTGGTGGAGAATACGCAATTGATTCAAATGGATTTTTTGAATTAACAGAGTTACCTAAGAGAGCAATCGTTTTAGGTGCTGGATACATTGCGGCTGAACTTTCAGGTGTATTTCGTGGTTTAGGTAGTGAAGTCATGTGGGCATATCGAAAAGAACGACCACTTAGAACGTTTGATAAAATGCTTTCGGACAATTTGATCCAAATGTACCAAGAAGCTGGAATAAAAACTTACGCACATCATATTGCTAAAGAAATTACTAAAAACAATGACGAATATACGGTGCTATTTGAAAATGGTGAAACCTTAACTGGTGATTGTGTACTTTTTGCCGGTGGACGTGTACCGAATACCGAAAAATTAGGTCTGGAAAATACAAATGTGGAATTGGACAAAAAAGGGTTTATCAAAGTAGATAAATACCAAAATACAACGGATGAACATATTTTTGCTGTTGGTGATGTGATCGGTAAATTAGATCTGACTCCTGTTGCAATCGCAGCTGGTAGACGTTTATCAGAACGTTTATTTAATGGAAAGAAAGATTCTTATCTTGACTATAAACTTGTTCCGACAGTCGTCTTTACGCATCCACCAATTGCAACAATTGGTTTGACAGAAGAAGAAGCATTGGAAAAATATGGCGAAAATGAATTGAAAGTTTATCGTTCACGCTTTACCCCAATGTACTTTGCATTAAATGATTATCGCCAAAAATGCGAAATGAAATTGATCTGTGTCGGAAAAGAAGAAAGAATCGTCGGCTTACATGCTATTGGTGTTGGTGTCGATGAGATGCTGCAAGGTTTTGCCGTGGCTATCAAGATGGGTGCAACTAAAGAAGACTTTGACAATACAGTAGCCATCCATCCAACAGGAGCGGAAGAATTCGTAACGATGCGATAA
- the pplA gene encoding extracellular electron transfer flavoprotein PplA, whose protein sequence is MKKRRFVTGFAVLAFSALVLGACGADDNGSSNSSSESSTAQSSTAKSTTESSAKVVAGGDLQDGTYKLEEKNYSNGYRAVFEMVVKDGKITESKYDNVNENGESKTKDAEYNKNMEAKSGTNPEKYIPELNDQFLKAQSASGVEVVTGATHSSESFQNYAQQLIQAAQAGNTDTIEIDNGADLKDGTYKLEEKNYSNGYRVQFEMTVAGGKVTESNFDYIDKDGKSKQDDTEYNENMKAKSGTEPKTYIPTLNDEFVKAMGEEDGSPANVEVVTGATHSSHSFIMYAQQLVNAAEKGDTQTIEVDNIVTEK, encoded by the coding sequence ATGAAGAAAAGACGTTTTGTAACTGGATTTGCCGTATTAGCATTTTCAGCTCTAGTGTTAGGCGCTTGCGGCGCAGATGACAACGGAAGCTCAAACTCTTCTTCTGAATCATCTACAGCACAATCTTCGACTGCAAAAAGCACAACAGAATCATCTGCAAAAGTTGTAGCTGGCGGAGATTTGCAAGACGGCACATATAAATTAGAAGAAAAAAATTATTCAAATGGTTACCGTGCAGTCTTTGAAATGGTTGTAAAAGACGGCAAAATCACTGAATCAAAATATGATAACGTCAATGAAAACGGCGAATCAAAAACAAAAGATGCAGAATACAACAAAAACATGGAAGCAAAATCTGGCACAAACCCAGAAAAATACATTCCTGAGTTGAATGACCAATTCTTAAAAGCACAAAGCGCAAGCGGTGTGGAAGTCGTAACTGGAGCTACTCACTCATCTGAAAGCTTCCAAAACTACGCACAACAATTGATCCAAGCTGCTCAAGCTGGTAACACAGATACAATCGAAATCGACAATGGTGCTGATTTGAAAGACGGCACTTACAAGCTTGAAGAAAAGAACTACTCTAACGGCTACCGTGTGCAATTCGAAATGACAGTTGCTGGCGGCAAAGTAACTGAATCAAACTTTGATTATATCGACAAAGACGGTAAATCAAAACAAGATGATACAGAATATAATGAAAATATGAAAGCAAAAAGCGGTACAGAACCAAAAACTTACATCCCTACTCTGAACGACGAATTCGTCAAAGCAATGGGCGAAGAAGATGGCTCACCTGCTAATGTAGAAGTTGTTACAGGTGCTACACACAGCTCACATTCATTCATCATGTACGCACAACAATTAGTGAATGCAGCTGAAAAAGGCGACACTCAAACAATCGAAGTAGATAATATCGTAACAGAAAAATAA
- a CDS encoding polyprenyl synthetase family protein: MKLHPMWENYPALSKELTETLKRMEETVRLKNKPVEQAIKETIHAGGKLLRPAYQLLFSQFGPEQDRDKAIALAASIEMLHTATLIHDDIVDEADLRRGQPNIRSQFGNVVSVYAGDYLFVCCFKLLSDYSTSLKSLQLNSRSMEKVLNGELGQMDDRYNYELSVKEYLENISGKTAELFQLSCSVGAFESGTSERFAKKAGDIGLSIGMAFQIIDDILDYTKESQEIGKPVLEDMRQGVYSLPLIYSLQKNKPKLLPYLEKKAAMTEEDVDAVRKIVEHTGGVEEARKLAASYTEKALKEIKKLPATSLRTKENLFSLTQLILDRKD; encoded by the coding sequence ATGAAGCTACATCCAATGTGGGAAAACTATCCTGCTTTAAGTAAAGAATTGACAGAAACACTAAAACGGATGGAAGAAACTGTCCGCCTGAAAAACAAACCTGTCGAACAAGCAATCAAAGAAACGATCCATGCCGGCGGAAAGCTGTTGCGTCCTGCCTATCAGCTATTGTTCTCACAATTTGGACCAGAGCAAGATCGAGACAAAGCCATCGCTTTGGCAGCTTCTATCGAAATGCTCCATACGGCCACACTGATCCATGATGATATCGTTGATGAAGCGGATCTGCGACGTGGTCAGCCTAATATCCGTAGTCAGTTTGGTAATGTCGTTTCTGTCTATGCAGGAGACTATTTATTTGTCTGCTGTTTTAAACTATTGTCTGATTACTCCACTTCCTTGAAAAGTCTCCAATTGAATTCTCGCAGTATGGAAAAAGTATTGAATGGCGAATTAGGGCAGATGGATGATCGCTATAATTATGAACTTTCTGTAAAAGAATATTTGGAAAATATTTCAGGTAAGACAGCTGAACTGTTCCAATTAAGTTGTTCTGTTGGCGCTTTTGAAAGTGGAACAAGCGAGCGCTTCGCAAAAAAAGCAGGAGATATCGGACTTTCTATCGGGATGGCCTTTCAGATTATCGATGATATTTTAGATTATACAAAAGAGAGCCAGGAAATCGGCAAACCTGTACTAGAAGACATGCGTCAAGGGGTCTATTCTTTACCGTTGATCTACTCTTTGCAAAAAAACAAACCAAAGCTACTACCTTATTTAGAGAAGAAAGCGGCAATGACAGAAGAAGATGTCGACGCCGTACGCAAAATCGTTGAACATACAGGAGGCGTGGAAGAAGCTAGGAAGTTAGCGGCCTCTTACACAGAAAAGGCTTTGAAGGAAATAAAGAAATTACCTGCCACCTCTCTTCGAACAAAAGAGAATCTCTTTTCCCTTACCCAACTGATTTTGGATCGCAAAGACTGA